A region from the Hydra vulgaris chromosome 08, alternate assembly HydraT2T_AEP genome encodes:
- the LOC100208341 gene encoding protein chibby homolog 1 isoform X2 has translation MPLFGKPSFKASRKVPKRRADAGSSNTIQLSDKDTLDPNLDFSQIPLQLSLGGRKMMFQNGSWISRDAGSESSLQESDEATALKEKILILEEERNLLKYKIELLLDMLAVSQSDLTYMEQEICQLKKTKN, from the exons atgcCTTTATTTGGAAAACCAAGTTTTAAAGCTAGTCGAAAAGTTCCAAAACGAAGAGCAGATGCTGGTTCTTCTAATACCATTCAGTTATCTGATAAGGATACTTTAGATCCTAATTTGGATTTTTCGCAAATTCCTTTGCAACTTTCTCTGGGTGGTCGTAAAATGATGTTCCAGAACGGATCATGGATATCTCGAGATG ctgGCAGCGAATCTTCATTACAAGAATCAGATGAAGCTACTgcattaaaagaaaagattttaattctAGAAGAAGAAAGAAACTTGCTAAAATACAAGATTGAGTTGTTACTTGATATG ctTGCTGTCAGCCAATCAGATTTAACTTACATGGAGCAAGAAATTTGCcagctaaaaaaaacaaaaaattaa